Proteins from one Chanodichthys erythropterus isolate Z2021 chromosome 15, ASM2448905v1, whole genome shotgun sequence genomic window:
- the stmnd1 gene encoding stathmin domain-containing protein 1 — translation MGCGSSKITVVEPLKPSSLNGNEFVVAQGGSRGDSAVSKMTTDSGVSLDAREPAVLPGSVPRLLPPLRAQSPGLAQRSEERPESSEILEQLLIQGIIPAQPKQGGSGEAYNIMMDGAEKPRSRPPARLESLKTRKEQEVTSKEDIEMKMRQVEERRKEREEDLKRRMRIKSARPRPAPVTAELDPTELLHSEPLPVPTRTKPLQTPMIGESEDQRLTASPELENDSTFQQMEEDF, via the exons ATGGGATGCGGGAGCTCCAAAATCACGGTGGTTGAACCCTTAAAACCGAGCAGTCTGAACGGAAATGAG TTTGTTGTGGCTCAGGGAGGATCCCGTGGCGACTCCGCTGTGTCCAAAATGACCACAGACAGCGGGGTCAGTCTGGATGCAAGAGAGCCAGCAGTTCTCCCTGGATCTGTACCTAGACTTCTTCCACCGCTACGAG CCCAGAGTCCTGGACTGGCCCAGCGGAGCGAAGAGAGACCCGAGTCCAGTGAGATCCTGGAGCAGCTGCTTATTCAGGGAATCATTCCAGCTCAACCAAAGCAGGGCGGCAGTGGAGAAGCCTACAACATCATG ATGGATGGCGCTGAGAAGCCGAGGAGCAGACCACCCGCTCGACTGGAGTCACTGAAAACTCGCAAAGAACAAGAAGTCACCAGTAAGGAAGACATTGAGATGAAGATGAGACAAGTGGAGGAGAGGAGAAAG GAGAGAGAGGAGGACCTGAAACGCAGGATGAGGATTAAATCAGCCAGACCGCGACCTGCTCCAGTGACCGCAGAACTCGACCCCACTGAACTGCTCCATTCTGAACCGCTTCCTGTCCCAACCAGAACCAAACCGCTACAGACGCCAATGATCGGAGAGTCCGAGGACCAAAGACTTACTGCTTCCCCAGAGCTGGAGAACGACTCCACCTTCCAACAGATGGAAGAGGATTTTTAG